AAGAGAACGGTTGGtcttaaattatgaacaaatgttctattaataagAACGCATGgtcttaaattaagtacaatgttcttaaattaaattcaagaggaaacggtacaattcgtgtgcactacaatgttaaatacaacatttggcacaaactATCAAGCGGTTGTAGTGGCCttgcggctatgatgttgcggttatgatcgtgtggcgcgagttcgatcaccgtcaaactctaaatttttttaaaacaatttgtttatgttctacttttttcactcttatttttcgttcagttccattcacatatgcacaggtaattctcaaacttgttatgaaatgttttaagtatatatgcaaattacgccttcaaataaaaataatttctcaacaagagaaatgtatgaaagaatgcatattgtaacgaatttactgcaaatcctattATAAGGTTGCAGCTTCTGCTAacttcgtatcgctaaactgttgaataaataacaccactattcagtaatgcaaaatggtctttattaaagtacttcacaataaataactctactattgctcgacagatagcgtgcttaatcaaaactgatctcgtgcctctactgttggtgcttttatactctgtgatttcctagttgtatcttctaggcgcttccagaatttacttagttactgctaaaaaattataactaccactaggccatcctgctggtatttgttttcatgcttaattcagtttttctcatttctacactaacaacacaattgagacattttgtctctatattaattcgtgtgccatgtagatttgcagtttcaccatgtgattcacggttcgaatcccggtgaaacctttgactacattacaaaattgcctgatgatgattacgttggcggttttcaaaatggttccatagcaatatgccagtaaatatttcattcttttcagtttctcttagaaaacataataattgaaattcaattattattagccggtgttaagctcatgaattcttaaatataagtataaactgaacacaccattaaacaaacatacataaatttaaatttgtttgttataaataatttttatttatgaaaaataaattattaataataaaaataaatgggtacgtattgaaaaaaatactttccgctcccaccaaagatcaagcacgaaccgttcttgaattgagaccgaaaaatgctaaatcgaccccaaatcgttctcgaagcgtgagaacgaaaaatcctaaatcaagccaAAGTAGTGAATGAGCACAGAAGTCATCAAACCACACATCAACaacaaactggtcataaaatacgaacttcctgcttggaaaaactgttcttaaaacaagcccatcggtcacgagttaagaaaaaatgtacttaacagacttttgtcaacgaatgtttttaattttgaacttgttacattcgttttaaaacaatttttttctgagtgtacttCAATTTCGAGAAAAACGTGACTTTTTTGGTTATGCCGAAAAGCCAGGTATATATGCAAGAGTGCCGTGATGACTCAACCCTGTcagattaattattttttataatttgtacTTACAATTACTAATTTTGAGGTCAATATTTTTTAGAAacacaaacactttttttcattaagCCTAAGCCCCGTATTTTCTTGAATCCAATCCAAGTAGGAAGTGACACGAGTATGTCCAGCTGGTGAATCACTTTCACATCCTTTGTGTGAATAAAAAGATATAATACCAATTTGAAGCTTTGAAGCTGCTAACACCAATGGGCCTCCAGAATCACCAACACAAATTCCAATATGATTGATAGTGGAAGTACACATTTTTCCGGTATCGACCTTAGATGAACCATATTCTTCAGCACATACTTTGTTCGAGATCACTTTCAAATTGCCAAACTGTAAAACAGGAGAAAACGACTTGGATGTATCAGAGGTATAACCCCATCCAGAAGCCACTACAGTTTTATCAACGTAAGTGGGATAGCCTGAAGCACATTTTGGTAGGGAAACCGGCCGAATGGCATCTGAATATGTTACAGCTGGAATTTTTATCAAAGCTATATCATTTATAAGAGTTTTCATATCGAATGCGGTATGAACTTTAATGTCACATTTGTCCACCTCCAGGCGTGCGATGGGATCTAAGTGAGTGATGCTGCCTAAGTATACGGTCCCGCTAATAGCACTGTAATTGAAAGGATTGAAGATCTGATTGCGTATTGAAAGTACGTTGTTGGGtgattaaattattaatttttcttttcgccAATTCTCTCACACCATAAAACATACAGTACATATAATTCAAAACTTACTTTAAAGTACAATGAGCAGCCGTCAGCAcccattcattgcttattagAGATCCACCACAAATGCGAACATTTTCACCATCAAATAACAACAAACCAGCTTGATAAGGAAATTCATTAACAGCAGCCGTTTGACCTTTTACTATACGTGGACTTACAGCTACCTTTTGCACCATATACCCCAAGCGTTCACGTTGTGTATTTCTAGGTTCCCGACTTTCAAGCGCCGAGGCGGTGCATAGTAGGAGTGACAAAGCTATCAACAATTTCATGTTGCTGCTATTCAAGCAAATTTAGACTGACTAAAGCCTAAGCTATTTTGGTTTATTTGTAGTATAGTTCAATAGCGTACTATGGGATAGTTTGCAATATTTTGTCATAGATTCATATATTTCGGCAATTCACAGTATATGGGTATTTGGCTGCGCAAAAAGCgagatttttattttctatcgATTACGGATACTTCGGATAGATTTTAACTTTTCACTTCAACTCCAAAGTTTCAATCGGTCAGGAAAGAACAGAACAGTGAtcttattgtggcgaatattagcatcactatgctgtaagtaaataatcacaacaacaacaactaaataagtctaagttcgggtggaaccgcatattacatacacagctgtacacttgaaatgctgttgttgtttgttttgtgttttatttactaaataatcaggttttttgtgtttgccaaaatgttatatatataaaaagtgggcgtggttatcatccgatttcggccattttcaataccaatctatcctggatccagataagctcgtgtaccaaatttggtgcatgTATCTGAATATTTCCTCAAGTTTTCGTATTACCGGACAGAATGTATTAACGGACAGAACGTATTAACggacaaaatgttatatatataaaaagtgggcgtggttgtcatccgatttcgctcattttcaataccaatctattctgggtccagataagctcgcgtaccaaatttggtgcatatatctcaatatttactcaagttttcgtatTAAAGAAatgacgggcatggctcaatgaaatttttttccgatactgatggttttgatatatggaagtctatatctagctcgattcctttatacctgtacaaccaaccgttatccaatcaaagttataataccctgtgtacagtacagctgggtataataagcaaaaacactttcttctagattccaggaatttgaacaataaaaaccctTCCTCATTTGAAATAAAGCAAGTTagagaacggaaaattttttctttttttatcactcaacccatttaaccttgagtaaatttttggttagaagtgcctaattaaaatctcaatgcccttaatgatgaaaaatacaaaatatttacacagctttttaaaatgagcgCTATTTATACacagttgggtcgtgtgaataaaatataagcaaaaacgtttgcttctagattccaggattttgaacaataaaaaaacttgttaatttgaattaaagcatttcatagaacggaaagtttttatttttttcattcaacccatttaacttgagtaaatttttggttagaagtggctaattaaaatctcaatgcccttaatgatgaaataaaaaggtgatacaaaaattttaaggactacctttatataaatggacgaaaaaatagaaggcaatttttcctttaatacagacatagtcttcttgaattttgactaaaaaacgtATTTATGTCtgcttgtttaatggtgtgttcaatttatacttattattaagaattcatgagcttaacaccggcttataataattgaatattcaattactatgtatttttcttaaaagagaaactgaaaagaaggaaagaaacatttactggcgtaTTCCGATGGATCCATTtccagtagatccctgtactcgtcccgacacgcttcgctttccgcggtctttgcgagcttaaacatttcttttacctgtcttcttagaagactcagctcattgctccaccatggcggcatTGCTTTTCCTCTtaatcttcttagaggacaagctttgttatacgcagttaaaagcgtccttgttaggaattcaatcgactcctccagttcctccacattggcaacctcattgggttgtcccagttttgtttctacatgtttctggaatttagtccagttcgttgacctagggtttcttacggtttctcccttctctaccctctttagggggatgctgaagctgatatactcatggtcggagaaggatggtctatcaagaaccatccaatcatacctcgatatatcacgctcggagctcaatgtaatatccagaacattgctgaatgttggaccaatgtatgtagggacatttcccctgttggagGGAAGAGAGATTCCACCCTCTCGTTCGTatttgctcctccccacgcattgtggtgcgcatttgcatctgcgcctatgaccaaccgctctttccgcccttcctcctgtactagccttttgtactccatcggtggaacctccgcagcatgggccatgtagcaggacgccagaataaatacctgcttattcttttgctcaacggccacagctacgaggtcctcagtggtgtaattaggcagcatatatgaatgcagctgtttccttaccattactacagctcgcacccgtccttccgtttgcgcgtagtaaacgtcaaacccgcgcgcgctaagtccagaaacctttcctcccgatgagagccactgCTCCtgaatcagcgccacgtcaaacgaaccctcctcaagggttaggaggagttcgctcgacgccactttactgtgttggaggtttatctgtaggactcgcagcaccattgggctgtttgtcccctccagcaccttcgtcgtgacatcGTCGTCcttcccttgcccttttggtttagagtattcgaggccctctTCAttctctcgtaactgttgtgccgggtgtgcgagtcacagcaccatttggcggttggtcctcttctaacaccttcgtggtgacgtcggggacatccacctgtctttttctccttaggcttttgaggcccttttcgacttcgcccacctcaaGCGTGGTCGGATTTTTATCTCCGGGGcttttttcctgagtcgcatgtaaattttgccagtgccaaaggacattttaccaagctgcgtgtaaaaaatatcctccgcctgcttgtttacttggaagatatagaactgaccttcctccgtaggccgagatacagtaaataccttccaatcctgtgtcggtatgttcggattctgattctgcagaagtcgcagtgtatccccccacttcatcacgcatggtatccataccttaaattttggtaccgtggggatttgcgctttatccaccacctcaaaccgcgcgttcgtgccttgcctttggaggtttggaaccacttcctccagaaaccgcaagctcgcgatgttgcgCACGCTATCATCGTCACACCATTACACCATCCCCccaaatcaaaggttggaaggggcttacttggttgttcccgcttCATCTTAAGCAATACGCTAATAAGCACCCTTTCCACAGATATCCACCTTTCAGTAGctatttgtccgaaaggactgctacgattaaccagcgccacagtcagtgactgctttgccatatcactcatcttctcgggcaAATCCGGAGtgttagtgttatctccctttggcacctccgagaaagccggagtcttagcgttaactgcctttagcacctccgagaaagtcggagtcttagcgttatctccctttggcttatctccaacttccgtagttggaacttccctctgacccgcagctttcgaggtagttgctacctcgctattggggcccatctgtctgaCAGCTTTGGGCCcatttgtcttgtctatgcgactgccctgtctCGCgtctctaggactgggtcctttccgcatcttgaaagcaggcttgttgcCTTCCGCCGAacattgcctcttcattctgccattcgacgcttcttcctcctcgtaccggttgcagaaccgagggtttctcgcagcaaaccctTTGAACTACCattgacctacttctaccgcttcatgggcccattccaagcgctccatctccacttctgttgggtcgaccactggtcccaagcgttgtacaattcttagtgctgcacggtactgcgagagagctcttttacttcctctgctccgtacccttctccactcttctactccgttttcatttgtgtgcttctccaacacggagtttattgaatcagcactactctcgctccccgagtccgacgcatcgcttaatgcgtatttgtcgtccttggattgcgagtcagtcctcctctttacatcgtccttattataatcaggtaatgagtcgttcatcttggtcgtacgaccacctgcccgacaaggcgggatcagcggtccagtattatatacggggaaagaaccgtccgccacagcagcgcccttactgtggtaaggccataaatacttcccgaggtggcccggtatcgggaaggctgcgttcgaatacagccgaatttatcccctggctgcaaatcgtccaataggcacggtccgcataacaccctcgattagggggttggcagttcttggttacTGACattccgccgccctcctatgatgcgaaacggcgtagatgtcagtcctaaacagctccgcctcatagtagggcgctatggagttcggctaagccccacaccaacgacaaggtgcctaccctagtgagggcactACGCCACTAATTTCTTATTATataagctttatatttttatgaaaagaacaaagcgtacacttaattatCACTTGTTTCCAATCTGATTTTATGCTCTATCGTATACTATCACAtaaccagagttgggagaagtgcagtacattttgagtaacaacactgctcgaacttaagtgggatgacataatcaagatcttgttcaaagtgttaatgagctcttaatttgtaatggattaaaGCATATTTCTTATATTCGAAATGAATATGTTTTGGACGGAATTTTACGAATttggaaaatgagtttacgtcacACGGTGGGTATTTGGtaaatctagctggccaaaattaaaacagcagttatttctgctaaaaaacaagtggttgtctcacttcagTGTCATGAAAGGAAAAATTCAACAATAAATTCACTGTGTTCcacgcagaattactatggatcgagccccggtttcggagggaccagtGGTCAATtcttggcattacatgagatatgtatgtcaatatgggtattaaacgaaaggtattctactccgcatttctattgacactAAGTAGGTTTTCCACTTAGGGTTGCCgcctcaccttcttttttatatttctttgtaatccCCTATCATCTCGGAAAcagcttaaccgatttgaatcaaaattggtacatcgatatagtattacattttgaGCATGTTTTCACAAGATTGTCTCCTCTTTTAATGAAAATAACACGATATATGCCAATAAGGGTATCcatctcttacaaaattgatcaccactcaaaaaatcgcgggtatacgaagccgtttttgttattaaactttgaaattacACGAGCTTATGTTtcgccaaaaaattactgacatgatatgccatgaaaaagaGATATATCtctttgtttgcaaggtttttaaaaaatgtaatattgAAAAGTGGTAGCATTGCAAgcagaataactcagttaaaacatgcggtatataaaatcaaacaaatgaattaaaaagACATTTATTAAACCTcctgtctgaacaatcggttgtatgaaatatatattatatatatgaccgatctaacacatttaaaaaaaacacaatgTATGCTTTGTATGTAAATATCCTGCGAAGCTTCAGTCTTCTAGCAgttaaaaagagaaataaatgacAAAAACCCCTGTtatttgaaaaatcggttgtatgggggatatatgctatagtggtccgatctagTCAATTCCGACAAATGATTAATTGGTCACCCAAatataccagctcaccaaatttcatcgagatatctcaaaaatttgggGACTaattgcgttcaaacagacagacggacgggcaaaaatataaaatatataaaaaatataaaatgaactataaaaacagtattatttatgtacctctcttgtaccttttatttttagttaaaaaaaaaaaatttaaggcgcgataacctccgaagagattttaggccgtgcttctcttccaatttgcgccgtgctcctttttaatttttccaacaaatttttttagtttactgTACCTTTTTCATAACTttatttaagtttgatttgaaataaatgtcaaCACTTACATTGcaaaatatacatatacctttagctcttttttttctacattctagccccaaagaaataTTTTTCCTAGCAACACTGCTCTCAACATCCAATCGTAATCAGGCCGTGTTTTTCCCAACTTCTCATTGAATGCCGCGTCACAATCaattatttcatatataaatgtTGAATGCATCTTATGCATGAtcagtagattgcacgtatttttatgcaaAACGGCAGATTGAACGACACTAGTAGCGCcacctgacatacaaaatttggcaaTCTTCAACTTTTGCTACAGGTAAAGCATAAGAAAAATAATTGCATATTTGCTTTGcatttgccaagtctgaagtacctttatatttacaaacgcaacatcttggttgattgtggcgatgttagtggaatatatatataagattgcgttgaacggatctatatgaaaaagttcatgCTGACGCGGTCATAACGTATTTTAGTAGGAATTGGCAAATGACGCCTTAAAATATGCTTCTTAAAATGATTGTGACTCTCTAATTCATGTAACTCGGCGATTTTCAGTTTATGTTTATAAATTTGGCGACCTCGCAGCCCGTGATGTCATCGAATCGAGGAAAAAATGCCATGAAATTTTATCCTTTTGCCTTATTCGattaaaaaaatctttcacttttttCATCCACGGCCTcagtgtggtgatagcgtgctccgcctactgcAACGAAGATCCTCAAGTTTTCAGCGACGAGGTCAACTTTCAACGAGGAGGTCAACGCAACTGGCTTTCATGGTAATATAAATTCTTCTCTAAAACAGGATAtcaaaaaataattgtttaaatattCATGTTTTCATTTACTTATTTATTCAAACATGTAAATTTTGgtaggagggtggggccgtgtgtagaagtccacgaaagtggggaaagcttctgaccgccattcacctgggaatggccagagcgattcttttgcatgcggttcaagcagctcactactgccggtcgcttgcggccaagtatcctctgggtagccgctaaacacccgtttagcggtgagctaatgtgagaaggcgacaacctggctaggccactctgacataatcggtttaagggctagccggggggagatttcatcggcagcgtctgtacacctctaggtgcggctgcaagtgggcgtctgtcttggagcaagcggctcgctatataaacgtgccaagtaatattttcacccccgctgagcgggttgtgcgctgggcttgggacccgccacgtaaaaccatactccaatgaaatataacaacaagcctcggataaatacactctctattgatgacgaccatggcaaacgtttgaaggacaatgaattgagggcatgcacctggaacgtccgctccctgaatgggattggtgcagatgcccggctggttgatgtcctcgtcaaagcaaaatctgacatcaccgccatccaagaaatgcgttggacgaagcaaggaagaaagaagatcaaaaattgtgacatatattggagtggccatgcgaataagcgcagtttcggcgtcggattcgtggtgggagagagactttgtcgccaagtgctggcgttcacgcctgtggacgagcgtctcgccgctattcgaataaaagcaaaattttttaatatatcattcatctgcgcccatgcgccgacagaggagaaagacgatgaggtgaaagacactttttatgaacaattagaacgcacatacgagcgctgcccccgtcatgatataaaagtcgtgcttggcgactttaacgccagggtgggcaaagaaggtgtttttggccctacagtcggaaagttcagcctacacaatgaaacttctcctaacggactgaggctgattgactttgccggtgctcgaaacatggtcatatcaagcacgaggttcatgcataaaaagatacatcaagctacatggctgtctcctgatcgaaatactcgcaatcagatcgatcacgttgtgatagacggacggcatgcctccagtgttttagatgtgcgaacgatccgaggacctaacatcgattcggaccattatctcgttgcagccaaaatacgcacccgcctcaacgcggctaaaaacaaggaacaaaaaacacaaggaaagctagacgtcgaaaagcttcaatcacaacagactgccaatgatttcgcaactcgactctcacacctgctctctgagggcacaactcatcctgaaggaatacaggagcagtgggagcatatctccaaagcacttcatactgccgccgaggaaaaaattggttaccggcggccacgaaaaaacaactggtatgatgaagaatgccgcgttgcaaccgaaagaaaagacgctgcctacagggctacgttaaagcgagcgcgacaagaggagtgtgtgaacgctatcg
The Eurosta solidaginis isolate ZX-2024a chromosome 5, ASM4086904v1, whole genome shotgun sequence DNA segment above includes these coding regions:
- the LOC137254476 gene encoding collagenase-like translates to MKLLIALSLLLCTASALESREPRNTQRERLGYMVQKVAVSPRIVKGQTAAVNEFPYQAGLLLFDGENVRICGGSLISNEWVLTAAHCTLNAISGTVYLGSITHLDPIARLEVDKCDIKVHTAFDMKTLINDIALIKIPAVTYSDAIRPVSLPKCASGYPTYVDKTVVASGWGYTSDTSKSFSPVLQFGNLKVISNKVCAEEYGSSKVDTGKMCTSTINHIGICVGDSGGPLVLAASKLQIGIISFYSHKGCESDSPAGHTRVTSYLDWIQENTGLRLNEKKCLCF